A single window of Scyliorhinus canicula unplaced genomic scaffold, sScyCan1.1, whole genome shotgun sequence DNA harbors:
- the LOC119959610 gene encoding gastrula zinc finger protein XlCGF7.1-like, which yields MEKPWKCGDCGKGFNYPSRLETHQRSHIGANKMEKPWKCDDCGKGFNYPYLLEYHRQNHTGKKPFICSECGKGFTTSSHLLLHQRIHTEERPFSCFTCGKRFSCSSNLNAHQRVHIGGKSFTCSLCGKDFAGPSGLWSHQQIHRGVKPFICSVCGKGFTLSSNLLSHQRIHTEERPFSCTSCGKRFRSSSNLSAHKRVHTGERPFTCSECGKGFTQSGSLHLHKRTHTGERPFTCSECGKGYTRSSHLLTHQRVHNCLQGLDFAVNHVQD from the exons atggagaaaccgtggaaatgtggggactgtgggaagggatttaattaTCCATCCCGGCTGGAaactcatcaacgcagtcacattggggctaacaaaatggagaaaccatggaaatgcgatgattgtggtaaaggattcaattATCCATACCTGCTTGAATACCATCGACAGAATCACACTGGGAAGAAGCCCTTCATCtgttccgagtgtgggaagggattcacaaccTCATCCCACCTGCTGTTACACCAGCGTATTCACacagaggagagaccgttcagctgctttACCTGTGGAAAGAGGTTCTCGTGTTCATCCAACCTCAatgcacatcagcgagttcacattgGGGGGAAGTCGTTCACCTGCTCCTTGTGTGGGAAGGATTTCGCTGGTCCATCCGGTCTTTGgtcacaccagcaaattcacagagGGGTGAAGCCGTTcatctgttctgtgtgtgggaagggcttcactctgtcatccaacctgctgtcacaccagcgaattcacactgaggagaggccattcagctgcacttCCTGTGGAAAGAGGTTCAGGTCTTCATCCAACCTCAGTGCGCacaagcgggttcacactggagagag accattcacttgctccgagtgtgggaagggatttactcagtctgGCAGCCTGCATTTACAcaagcgcactcacactggggaaaggccgttcacctgctctgagtgtgggaagggatacactcggtcatcccacctgctgacacaccagcgagttcacaactgTCTGCAGGGTTTGGATTTTGCTGTTAATCATGTCCAGGATTGA